The Effusibacillus lacus genomic sequence GTACGAAGTCGTCTCCGCGGACCGCCCCGGTTCACGAAGCACCTGCACGGTTGTTTCATCGGCGTGCAGGATGTCCTGCTTCAGCAGATGCTCACGCATGCGATGGTACAATAGTCGAAGCCACTTGTCTGCGCCGTGGATCATCCAGTTCGCCAGCGTCTGACGGGACAAGGGTACCCCAAGACGAGCAAACTGCTGCTCCTGGCGATAC encodes the following:
- a CDS encoding IS66 family transposase, whose amino-acid sequence is YRQEQQFARLGVPLSRQTLANWMIHGADKWLRLLYHRMREHLLKQDILHADETTVQVLREPGRSAETTSY